A region from the Corynebacterium halotolerans YIM 70093 = DSM 44683 genome encodes:
- a CDS encoding DUF6918 family protein, whose translation MSDLSQLLSDEKRPAVASDLAAFVESQISEQSGITGMAIKGAAAAARKVDSNIVPKGVNRMLPDLLGDLDPHWQAFQADASTDFGEFLAGRSPQVVDALMSVADRNAEQISIPALAKAYNSLRGKGAKLITPAVPELGRILQRNMD comes from the coding sequence ATGTCCGACCTGTCTCAGCTCCTCAGCGACGAGAAGCGCCCCGCCGTCGCCTCCGATCTCGCCGCCTTCGTCGAGTCCCAGATCTCGGAGCAGTCCGGCATCACCGGCATGGCGATCAAGGGCGCCGCCGCAGCCGCGCGGAAGGTCGACAGCAACATCGTCCCCAAGGGCGTCAACCGCATGCTCCCGGACCTCCTCGGTGACCTCGACCCGCACTGGCAGGCCTTCCAGGCGGACGCCTCGACCGACTTCGGCGAGTTCCTCGCCGGCCGCAGCCCCCAGGTCGTCGACGCGCTCATGTCCGTGGCCGACCGCAACGCCGAGCAGATCTCGATCCCTGCGCTGGCGAAGGCGTACAACTCGCTGCGCGGCAAGGGCGCGAAGCTCATCACCCCAGCCGTCCCGGAGCTCGGCCGCATCCTGCAGCGCAACATGGACTGA
- the gyrA gene encoding DNA gyrase subunit A, giving the protein MSDDNNGAGDLFDRILPIDINEEMQTSYIDYAMSVIVGRALPEVRDGMKPVHRRIIYAMFDSGYRPERSYVKSARPVSDTMGQFHPHGDSAIYDTLVRLAQPWNMRYPLIDGQGNFGSRGNDGPAAMRYTECKLTPIAMEMVRDIREDAVSFSPNYDGKTAEPDVLPSRVPNLLMNGSNGIAVGMATNIPPHNLNELAEAIYWLLENPNADEKAALDACMKFVKGPDFPTAGLIVGDSGIKDAYTTGRGSIRMRGVTAIEEVGNRQTIVITELPYQVNPDNLIANIAEQVTNGKLAGISKIEDESSDRVGMRIVVTLKRDAVPRVVLNNLYKHSQLQTNFGANMLSIVDGVPRTLRLDQMLRYYVAHQIEVIVRRTRFRLNEKEERAHILRGLVKALDALDEVIALIRESATVDIARTGLMDLLTVDETQADHILAMQLRRLAALERQKIVDELAEVEKIIADLKDILASPERQRNIVRDELATIVDKYGDERRTQLVAASGDVSEEDLIARENVVVTITSTGYAKRTKVDAYKSQKRGGKGVRGAELRQEDVVRHFFISSTHDWILFFTNFGRVYRLKAYELPEASRTARGQHVANLLEFQPEERIAQVIQIQSYEDAPYLVLATAHGRVKKSRLTDYESARSAGLIAINLNDDDRLIGAALCSEDDDLLLVSEEGQAVRFTADDDQLRPMGRATAGVKGMRFRGEDQLLAMSVVRDGAYLLVATSGGYGKRTGMEEYTAQARGGLGVMTFKYTPKRGKLIGALAVDDDDQIFAITSAGGVIRTEVNQIRPSSRATMGVRLVNLEDDVQLLAIDKNVEEEGEEEAEKVAKGAVDGPAERSKKQTQESLEEIAGVESDETKTGEDVTEE; this is encoded by the coding sequence ATGAGCGACGACAATAACGGGGCAGGGGACCTGTTCGACCGCATTCTCCCGATCGACATCAACGAGGAGATGCAGACCAGCTACATCGACTACGCGATGTCGGTCATCGTGGGTCGAGCCCTGCCGGAAGTCCGCGACGGCATGAAGCCCGTCCACCGCCGCATCATCTACGCGATGTTCGACTCCGGCTACCGCCCGGAGCGCAGCTACGTGAAGTCCGCGCGCCCGGTCTCGGACACGATGGGTCAGTTCCACCCGCACGGCGACTCCGCCATCTACGACACCCTGGTGCGTCTGGCACAGCCGTGGAACATGCGTTACCCGCTGATCGACGGCCAGGGTAACTTCGGTTCCCGCGGCAACGACGGCCCGGCGGCCATGCGTTACACGGAGTGCAAGCTCACCCCGATCGCCATGGAGATGGTCCGCGACATCCGCGAGGACGCCGTCAGCTTCTCCCCGAACTACGACGGCAAGACCGCCGAGCCGGACGTCCTGCCCTCGCGTGTGCCGAACCTGCTGATGAACGGCTCGAACGGCATCGCCGTCGGCATGGCGACCAACATTCCGCCGCACAACCTGAATGAGCTGGCCGAGGCGATCTACTGGTTGCTGGAGAACCCGAACGCCGACGAGAAGGCGGCGCTCGACGCCTGCATGAAGTTCGTCAAGGGGCCGGACTTCCCGACGGCCGGCCTCATCGTCGGCGACAGCGGCATCAAGGACGCCTACACCACTGGTCGCGGCTCCATCCGCATGCGCGGTGTGACCGCCATCGAGGAGGTCGGCAACCGGCAGACCATCGTGATCACCGAGCTGCCCTACCAAGTCAACCCGGACAATCTCATCGCCAACATCGCGGAGCAGGTCACCAACGGCAAGCTGGCGGGCATCTCCAAGATCGAGGACGAGTCCTCCGACCGCGTGGGCATGCGCATCGTCGTCACCCTCAAGCGCGACGCCGTGCCGCGCGTGGTCCTCAACAACCTGTACAAGCACTCGCAGCTGCAGACGAACTTCGGCGCCAACATGCTGTCGATCGTCGACGGCGTGCCGCGCACCCTGCGACTGGACCAGATGCTGCGCTACTACGTGGCGCACCAGATCGAGGTCATCGTCCGGCGCACCCGGTTCCGCCTCAACGAGAAGGAGGAGCGCGCCCACATCCTGCGCGGCCTAGTCAAGGCGCTCGACGCCCTCGACGAGGTCATCGCCCTGATCCGCGAGTCCGCCACGGTCGACATCGCCCGCACCGGCCTGATGGACCTGCTCACGGTCGACGAGACCCAGGCCGACCACATCCTGGCGATGCAGCTGCGCCGTCTGGCCGCTCTGGAGCGCCAGAAGATCGTCGACGAGCTGGCCGAGGTCGAGAAGATCATCGCCGATCTGAAGGACATCCTCGCCAGCCCCGAGCGCCAGCGCAACATCGTGCGCGACGAGCTCGCCACGATCGTCGACAAGTACGGCGACGAGCGCCGCACCCAGCTGGTCGCCGCCTCCGGGGACGTCTCCGAGGAGGACCTGATCGCGCGGGAGAACGTGGTGGTCACCATCACCTCCACCGGCTACGCCAAGCGCACCAAGGTCGACGCCTACAAGTCGCAGAAGCGCGGCGGCAAGGGCGTGCGCGGCGCTGAGCTCCGGCAGGAGGACGTGGTCCGCCACTTCTTCATCTCCTCCACGCACGACTGGATCCTGTTCTTCACGAACTTCGGCCGTGTCTACCGGCTCAAGGCCTACGAGCTGCCGGAGGCCAGCCGCACCGCCCGTGGCCAGCACGTGGCCAACCTGCTCGAGTTCCAGCCCGAGGAGCGCATCGCCCAGGTCATCCAGATCCAGTCCTACGAGGACGCCCCCTACCTGGTGCTGGCGACCGCCCACGGTCGCGTGAAGAAGTCCCGCCTGACCGACTATGAGTCGGCCCGCTCCGCCGGCCTGATCGCCATCAACCTCAACGACGACGACCGTCTCATCGGCGCCGCCCTGTGTTCCGAGGATGACGACCTGCTGCTCGTCTCCGAGGAGGGGCAGGCCGTGCGCTTCACCGCCGACGACGACCAGCTGCGCCCCATGGGACGCGCCACCGCCGGTGTGAAGGGCATGCGCTTCCGCGGCGAGGACCAGCTGCTGGCCATGAGCGTGGTGCGCGACGGCGCCTACCTGCTGGTGGCCACCTCCGGCGGCTACGGCAAGCGCACCGGCATGGAGGAGTACACCGCACAGGCCCGCGGCGGTCTCGGCGTGATGACCTTCAAGTACACCCCGAAGCGCGGCAAGCTCATCGGCGCTCTGGCCGTCGACGACGACGACCAGATCTTCGCCATCACCTCCGCCGGCGGCGTCATCCGCACCGAGGTCAACCAGATCCGCCCCTCCTCCCGCGCGACGATGGGCGTCCGACTGGTCAACCTCGAGGATGACGTCCAGCTGCTCGCCATCGACAAGAACGTCGAGGAAGAAGGCGAGGAGGAGGCCGAGAAGGTCGCCAAGGGAGCGGTGGACGGCCCGGCCGAGCGCAGCAAGAAGCAGACGCAGGAGAGCCTGGAGGAAATCGCTGGCGTAGAGTCGGACGAGACCAAAACCGGCGAAGATGTTACCGAGGAGTAA
- a CDS encoding DUF3566 domain-containing protein yields the protein MAARDVAVTRISPLSAFRVGLAMSLVALVAWLLAVALLYSGMSAAGIWDQLNSLIGDIGGSQAITFGMVISFAALIGAIGAILMTVLAPLAAVVYNAIVDLFGGLTVTLREEAE from the coding sequence ATGGCAGCACGAGATGTAGCCGTGACCAGGATCTCGCCCCTGTCGGCCTTCCGTGTCGGCCTGGCCATGTCCCTGGTCGCACTGGTTGCCTGGCTCCTGGCCGTGGCTCTGCTGTACTCCGGCATGTCCGCCGCGGGTATCTGGGACCAGCTGAACAGCCTGATCGGTGACATCGGTGGCTCCCAGGCGATCACCTTCGGCATGGTCATCTCCTTCGCTGCGCTGATCGGCGCCATCGGCGCCATCCTGATGACGGTGCTCGCCCCACTGGCCGCGGTGGTCTACAACGCCATCGTGGACCTCTTCGGTGGCCTGACCGTCACCCTCCGGGAAGAGGCGGAGTAG